Below is a window of Mycobacterium dioxanotrophicus DNA.
CACCGCGGGCGCCCAACAGCAGCCGCGCTCCTGGCGGGTCGCGGTGAGCCTGACCAGGGAGGGCGGCCAGATCAAGCTGGCGAAAGTCGAGTTCGTACCGTGACCGTGAAGACTGACAACGAAGAAGTCGACGTATTCGACCTGGTCGGAACAGCCGACGCCGAAGACGTACGCGTCGAGGCAGGGAAGCGTCGGTGGTGGACACCCTTGCAGCGCCGCTGGTTTCCGCTGACGCTGGCATTCGCACTGGTGCTGTCGGCGGCGTTGGCCGGCTGGCTGTACTTCGCGCAGTACCGGCCGGACCGCGCGACCGATCAGGCTGTGCAGCAGACGGTTCTCAAGGCCGCGACGGACGGCACCGTGGCGCTGCTGTCGTACAAACCGGACAGCCTCGATCACGACTTCACCACCGCCAAGTCGCATCTGACCGGCGACTTCCTGTCGTATTACAACAAGTTCACCCAGGAGATCGTCACACCCGCCGCCAAGCAGAAGGCGGTGTCCACCTCGGCGGCCGTGGTACGCAGCGCGGTCATGGAGATGCACCCCGATTCGGCGGTGGTGATGGTCTTCGTCAATCAAGCCACCACGAGTAACCAGAATCCCGACGGCAGCTTCGCGGCCAGCACAGTCAAGGTCGGACTGACCAAGGTCGACGGTAGCTGGCTGATCTCGTCCTTCGACCCGGTCTGACCGGCGCCGCCAAGCGGTGGAATGCCGGCCGCCCCGGTACCGTCAGCGTCGACACCGACCGGGAGGACGCTGATACGTGACCGAGGGCGATTCGAATTCGCCGGTGCAGACCCACCGGATCCGCCGCATGTCGGGACGCGATCCCCATGAACGGCACCGGGTGTCCTCGCCGCTGGAGTTGTTGTTCGACCTGACGTTCGCCATCGCATTCGGGGTGGCGGCCT
It encodes the following:
- a CDS encoding twin-arginine translocation pathway signal, translated to MTVKTDNEEVDVFDLVGTADAEDVRVEAGKRRWWTPLQRRWFPLTLAFALVLSAALAGWLYFAQYRPDRATDQAVQQTVLKAATDGTVALLSYKPDSLDHDFTTAKSHLTGDFLSYYNKFTQEIVTPAAKQKAVSTSAAVVRSAVMEMHPDSAVVMVFVNQATTSNQNPDGSFAASTVKVGLTKVDGSWLISSFDPV